One genomic region from Pecten maximus chromosome 5, xPecMax1.1, whole genome shotgun sequence encodes:
- the LOC117327241 gene encoding stomatin-like protein 1: MAAKYSRLPTEDSVSLDFSSPFSYGVGESSTKYDSYYTYGGNMEKKYRSHYTYDGHDHSHKDARLHIEKRSLLSNICHYFMIGLSFFLLIITFPISGWFSFKRVTEFERLVVFRLGRLQRVKGPGMAFILPLVDRVMKVDIRLKAFNVPPQQLITADRAIIEVGADVQYRITDVTKSVTCIENPNQSLRGLVQASLKNHLLSKEMAVIEKQKQWIISSIEEDSNRTAKNWGLEITRIQLPPIKLLKPPESAPKGGAPNFMMPPGLPQTFQQLTSVFMEAAANQSHGAEGQTVDMAQSEVVTIISEDGAVGSSDILSGEAPTPRDILVQTNGVLTEAMVKSVRSVYQFNLSGKDGGTFYLDLKNESGHAGEGAPPSGEADVILSLSVTDMQRMFMDKFKPMQAYMSGRLKVSGDLSAALQLEDIIKKVVKKIKGGQSGIQTV; the protein is encoded by the exons ATGGCCGCTAAGTACTCCCGACTGCCCACTGAGGACAGCGTGAGTCTGGATTTCAGCTCTCCGTTCTCCTATGGTGTTGGTGAGAGTTCAACCAAGTACGATTCTTACTACACCTACGGTGGCAACATGGAGAAAAAGTACCGTTCACATTACACATACGATGGACATGATCACAGTCATAAAGATGCCAGACTACATATTG AGAAGCGGTCCCTGTTGTCGAACATCTGTCATTACTTCATGATTGGCCTGAGTTTCTTCCTGTTGATCATCACCTTTCCCATTTCAGGATGGTTCTCCTTCAAG AGAGTGACAGAATTTGAGCGATTGGTGGTGTTTAGACTTGGACGTCTTCAGAGAGTAAAAGGACCTG GTATGGCATTTATCCTGCCCTTAGTAGACCGAGTTATGAAGGTAGACATCCGTCTGAAGGCTTTCAACGTCCCTCCTCAACAG TTGATAACTGCTGATCGAGCCATCATTGAAGTTGGAGCCGATGTCCAGTACCGGATTACTGATGTGACAAAGTCAGTCACCTGTATAGAGAACCCTAATCAAAGTCTGAGGGGGTTGGTCCAGGCATCACTCAAAAACCATCTCTTGTCCAAGGAAATGGCAGTCATTGAGAAACAGAAACAATGGATCATTTCCAGTATTGAG GAGGACAGTAACAGAACAGCCAAAAACTGGGGGCTGGAGATCACTAGGATCCAGTT ACCACCGATTAAGCTGTTGAAGCCTCCTGAATCAGCCCCTAAGGGAGGGGCACCCAACTTTATGATGCCTCCCGGCCTCCCACAAACATTCCAACAGCTCACCTCGGTGTTCATGGAGGCAGCAG CCAATCAGAGCCATGGAGCTGAAGGTCAGACCGTTGACATGGCCCAATCAGAGGTTGTCACTATTATATCTGAGGACGGAGCTGTTGGTAGCAGTGATATACTCTCGGGGGAAGCCCCCACACCGCGGGATATTCTCGTGCAGACCAATGGTGTCCTTACCGAGGCTATGGTGAAAAGTGTCCGATCTGTGTACCAGTTTAATCTCAGTGGAAAAGATGGTGGCACTTTTTATCTGGATCTAAAAAACG AAAGCGGTCACGCTGGTGAGGGTGCGCCCCCTAGTGGTGAAGCTGATGTTATTTTGTCCCTTTCTGTGACTGATATGCAGAGGATGTTTATGGACAAGTTTAAACCAATGCAGGCTTACATGAGTGGACGGTTGAAAGTGTCGGGTGACTTATCGGCTGCTCTTCAATTGGAGGACATAATaaaaaaagttgtcaaaaaGATAAAAGGCGGCCAATCTGGAATCCAAACCGTGtaa
- the LOC117327239 gene encoding proteasome assembly chaperone 1-like produces MATFFGEILPVSSRAVDDDDDDDDDLEPVDCDLWMRWSEKAKTDMKAAEDGKLQCDTLIVAIGPAATGFARAYILHQDFELIGGIFGGIKEHDFNTFQQTSPTDKTCYLYRSTQNPRIMVCQCNVDITPEQSYSFVTKLFAGISLKMTYISILCSCSTSEYKSDIPILDMQPPFLRALKSAKFAGTPLCPYVEQPNVVAGLPAQLLSSCQIHGYRAVLYCCYTDTIYLSAAMMKTFLPLLNSTPIKDIIQKNPRAEDDLKKIVALHTSHNTLYL; encoded by the exons ATGGCGACGTTCTTCGGAGAAATTTTGCCAGTCTCATCAAGAGCAGtagatgatgatgacgacgacgatgatgatctGGAGCCTGTCGACTG TGATCTATGGATGAGATGGTCAGAAAAGGCAAAAACAGATATGAAGGCAGCTGAAGATGGAAAACTTCAATGTGATACACTAATTGTGGCAATAGGTCCAGCCGCCACAG GTTTTGCAAGAGCCTACATTTTACACCAAGATTTTGAGTTAATTGGTGGAATATTTGGTGGTATAAAGGAGCACGACTTCAACACATTTCAACAGACATCACCCACAGATAAGACCTGTTACCTTTACAGAAGTACACAGAACCCCCGTATCATGGTGTGTCAATGTAATGTCGACATCACACCTGAACAGTCCTATTCTTTTGTTACCAAG ttaTTTGCTGGGATATCTCTAAAAATGACCTACATATCTATACTGTGTTCGTGCTCCACCAGCGAGTATAAGAGTGACATTCCTATACTGGACATGCAGCCTCCTTTCCTTAGGGCCCTGAAATCCGCCAAGTTTGCTGGAACACCACTTTGTCCTTATGTAGAACAACCAAATGTAGTGGCTGGTTTACCAGCCCAGT TACTGAGCAGCTGTCAGATCCACGGCTACAGAGCTGTTCTCTACTGTTGTTACACCGACACTATTTACCTGTCCGCTGCCATGATGAAGACTTTCCTCCCTTTACTCAACTCAACACCAATCAAAGATATAATTCag aaaaacCCACGTGCTGAAGACGATTTAAAGAAGATAGTGGCCCTTCATACTAGTCATAACACTTTGTATCTGTGA